The Halalkalibacter krulwichiae genome has a segment encoding these proteins:
- a CDS encoding RraA family protein encodes MNNIGFRVLPLENRVPKQIIDEYREFVTPHISDNMNRLNSVDSSIRPIHTEGKLVGSAFTVKTRPGDNLLVHKAIDMAEPGDVIVVDAGGDVTNAIMGEIMVRIAKKNGIEGFIINGAIRDSKEIKEMNYPMYAKGVIHRGPYKDGPGEINVPIQLAGVVVNPGDLVVGDMDGIVIVPQEHTEAIADKVRGTMEMENKTMDAIEDGTVDRSWVDEVLRKKGCEGV; translated from the coding sequence ATGAATAATATTGGTTTTCGTGTTTTACCTTTAGAAAATAGAGTACCAAAACAAATTATTGACGAGTACCGTGAATTTGTAACCCCTCACATTTCTGATAATATGAATCGATTAAATAGTGTTGACTCATCAATTCGTCCTATTCATACAGAAGGAAAATTAGTCGGTTCAGCATTTACTGTAAAAACTAGACCAGGAGATAATTTACTTGTGCATAAAGCGATTGATATGGCTGAGCCAGGAGATGTTATAGTGGTAGATGCTGGTGGTGACGTTACAAATGCTATTATGGGTGAAATAATGGTTAGGATTGCGAAAAAGAATGGGATTGAAGGGTTTATTATAAATGGAGCGATTCGTGACTCAAAAGAAATCAAAGAAATGAATTATCCGATGTATGCAAAAGGTGTGATTCATCGTGGACCGTATAAAGATGGCCCTGGTGAAATTAATGTCCCTATTCAATTAGCAGGCGTGGTCGTTAATCCTGGTGATCTGGTTGTAGGAGATATGGATGGTATCGTCATTGTTCCTCAAGAGCATACTGAAGCTATAGCAGATAAAGTGCGGGGTACAATGGAAATGGAAAATAAAACGATGGATGCAATTGAGGATGGAACAGTGGATCGTTCTTGGGTAGATGAAGTATTAAGAAAAAAAGGGTGTGAAGGGGTTTGA
- a CDS encoding AEC family transporter, which produces MQKKYHFDVKIFSKLLFSIYIPVLVFIELYRINISFSVLSDIILFILILYSILTFIVFINIKMRKIEPKKIPTIFNSVLFYNSGNYGIPLILLVFPGNSLAFSTQVIIVLVQTLLPFTLGMLTINSKKKSKQELCIELLNLPVVYAVLLGLAFHLTGIPLPQPIIQPLDYIVDGFIALALLTLGIQLGNINWKFNVGQIFYVNGMRLILSPLIAFFIVYSMDLSGVVAQVLIISSAVPTALNVVLLEIEYDNEPEFSSQIVLSSTIFSVFTMTGVIYYVQVLFS; this is translated from the coding sequence TTGCAAAAGAAATATCATTTTGATGTAAAAATTTTTTCGAAATTATTATTTAGTATTTATATTCCTGTATTAGTTTTTATAGAGTTATATCGAATTAATATTTCCTTTAGTGTATTAAGTGATATTATCTTATTTATTCTAATTTTATATTCCATCTTAACCTTTATCGTGTTTATAAACATTAAAATGAGGAAGATAGAACCAAAGAAAATACCTACTATTTTTAATAGTGTTTTATTTTATAATAGTGGCAATTATGGCATTCCTCTTATTTTATTGGTTTTTCCGGGTAACTCCTTAGCTTTCTCGACTCAAGTAATTATAGTTTTAGTTCAAACATTGCTACCCTTTACCTTAGGAATGTTAACGATAAATTCAAAGAAAAAATCTAAACAAGAACTCTGTATAGAACTACTAAACCTCCCTGTTGTTTATGCCGTACTATTAGGATTAGCTTTCCATTTAACAGGAATTCCATTGCCTCAACCAATTATTCAACCATTAGATTATATAGTAGATGGATTTATTGCACTTGCATTACTTACATTAGGCATTCAGCTTGGAAATATAAATTGGAAGTTTAATGTTGGGCAAATTTTTTATGTTAATGGTATGAGGTTAATTCTTTCCCCTCTAATAGCATTTTTCATTGTATATAGTATGGATTTGTCAGGGGTTGTTGCCCAAGTACTCATTATTTCAAGTGCTGTTCCTACAGCTTTAAACGTTGTTTTATTAGAAATAGAATATGATAATGAGCCTGAGTTTTCTTCACAAATTGTATTGTCTTCCACGATATTTAGTGTATTTACAATGACCGGAGTTATTTATTACGTTCAAGTATTATTTTCTTAA
- a CDS encoding 2-hydroxyacid dehydrogenase produces MKPKVYITRKIPNEALEKIKETCEVTMWNEEDQPVPREVLKKEIVDVDGIYCLLTESIDEELLSLAKNLKVISNMAVGYNNIDVQAATEKGVMVTNTPGVLTETTADLTFALLMATARRLIESSDYLRDGKWQTWSPMQLTGQDIYGATLGNIGLGRIGEAVARRANGFGMNVLYHNRSRKIEAEQEFDLTFVDKETLLKESDYVVVLTPYSPETHNLIDTLELELMKNTAVLINTSRGGIVNEDALYQALKEEKIWAAGLDVFEDEPVSLDHPLLTLPNVVVLPHIGSASKKTRTKMANMAAEHLLHALQGKKPTYLVNEIDIN; encoded by the coding sequence TTGAAGCCAAAAGTTTATATCACAAGAAAAATCCCAAATGAAGCATTAGAAAAAATCAAAGAAACATGTGAAGTCACTATGTGGAATGAAGAGGATCAACCTGTTCCACGTGAAGTATTAAAAAAAGAGATCGTTGATGTAGATGGAATATATTGTTTGCTAACAGAATCTATCGATGAAGAGCTCCTAAGCCTAGCAAAAAACTTGAAAGTAATTAGCAATATGGCGGTTGGTTACAATAACATTGATGTTCAAGCTGCAACAGAAAAAGGTGTGATGGTCACTAATACACCAGGTGTATTAACTGAAACAACAGCGGACCTGACGTTTGCACTTCTTATGGCAACAGCACGTAGATTAATAGAGTCTTCTGATTATTTGAGAGATGGGAAATGGCAGACATGGTCTCCGATGCAATTAACGGGTCAGGATATATATGGTGCTACATTAGGGAATATTGGATTAGGTCGGATTGGTGAAGCTGTAGCAAGAAGAGCAAACGGTTTTGGCATGAATGTACTTTACCACAATCGCAGCCGAAAGATAGAAGCGGAACAAGAATTTGATCTAACTTTTGTTGATAAAGAAACACTTTTAAAGGAATCAGACTATGTTGTTGTGTTAACACCGTATAGTCCGGAGACACACAATTTAATTGATACACTTGAATTAGAATTAATGAAGAATACGGCAGTTCTGATTAATACATCAAGGGGCGGAATTGTCAATGAGGATGCGTTATATCAGGCTCTGAAGGAAGAGAAAATATGGGCTGCTGGTCTAGATGTATTTGAGGATGAGCCAGTCTCTCTTGATCATCCACTTCTGACTTTACCTAATGTTGTAGTGTTACCTCACATTGGTAGTGCTAGTAAGAAAACAAGAACCAAGATGGCTAACATGGCTGCAGAGCATTTACTACACGCTCTACAAGGGAAGAAGCCCACCTATCTTGTAAATGAGATAGATATAAATTAA
- a CDS encoding aldehyde dehydrogenase family protein has product MTMITTAVYKNFINGEWVEGSSKEVYEVTNPADKNEVVGKFPLSTEADVDKAVQSANQAFDSWRKVPASERAAYVYRFIELLDQNKERLANALCKEQGKPLQEALTEATRGVSEMRFVAGEAVRLDGTTLPSDRRGVINMAVRVPIGVVAAITPWNFPVLTPLRKVIPALVCGCTVVLKPATDTPLTSLIITELLEEAGLPAGTVNLVIGRGRKVGDALVGHPLVKGVSFTGSTQVGRNINATAAKNFTKVQLELGGNNPAVVADYSDLEGATTQIVGGCYGNAGQRCTAIGRVIVLDKHADELEKLIVEKASALKVGNGLESETKIGPVISESARQTLVDYMETAKKEGANIVLGGRSLTEGQFENGYYFEPTIISGVTPDMVVAKEEIFGPVLIIIRVSSFEEAIKVSNDTEYGLTSSVFTDDMNLAYRYMEDVESGMVHINNGTVSEGHMPFGGVKNSGLGPYSIGGTNKDFYTELKVTYIQHR; this is encoded by the coding sequence ATGACAATGATAACAACAGCAGTGTATAAAAACTTTATTAACGGTGAATGGGTAGAAGGTAGTTCAAAAGAAGTGTATGAAGTGACGAATCCAGCAGACAAAAATGAAGTTGTAGGGAAATTCCCATTGTCTACCGAAGCTGATGTAGATAAAGCAGTGCAAAGTGCAAATCAAGCATTTGATAGTTGGAGAAAGGTTCCCGCTTCAGAAAGAGCAGCGTATGTATACCGTTTTATAGAATTATTAGATCAGAACAAAGAACGATTAGCAAATGCTCTATGCAAGGAACAAGGTAAACCGTTACAGGAAGCGTTAACTGAAGCAACTCGTGGAGTTAGTGAAATGCGTTTTGTCGCAGGTGAAGCGGTTCGTCTGGATGGCACGACATTGCCTAGTGATCGTAGAGGCGTTATTAACATGGCAGTTAGAGTTCCAATTGGAGTTGTTGCTGCAATTACACCATGGAACTTCCCAGTATTAACACCACTTAGAAAAGTCATTCCTGCACTTGTATGTGGATGTACTGTTGTACTAAAGCCGGCAACTGATACACCATTAACTTCTTTAATTATTACAGAATTGCTAGAAGAAGCAGGTCTACCAGCAGGAACAGTTAATTTAGTGATCGGTAGAGGAAGAAAAGTAGGAGATGCGCTTGTTGGGCATCCATTAGTAAAAGGGGTATCATTTACAGGGTCAACACAAGTAGGACGTAATATTAATGCAACTGCAGCGAAGAATTTTACAAAAGTTCAATTAGAACTAGGTGGGAATAACCCTGCTGTTGTCGCAGACTACAGTGATTTAGAAGGTGCAACAACACAAATCGTCGGTGGTTGCTACGGTAACGCTGGACAACGTTGTACAGCAATCGGTCGTGTAATCGTACTTGACAAACATGCTGATGAATTAGAAAAGTTAATTGTTGAAAAGGCTAGTGCTTTAAAAGTTGGTAATGGGTTAGAATCTGAAACAAAAATTGGGCCAGTGATTAGTGAAAGTGCTCGCCAAACCCTCGTTGATTATATGGAAACGGCTAAAAAAGAGGGGGCAAACATCGTCTTAGGTGGACGTAGCCTTACAGAAGGCCAGTTTGAGAATGGTTACTATTTTGAACCTACAATTATTTCTGGAGTTACACCAGATATGGTTGTTGCAAAAGAAGAAATTTTCGGGCCAGTACTTATTATTATTCGAGTATCTTCCTTTGAAGAAGCGATCAAGGTAAGTAATGATACAGAATATGGATTAACATCATCTGTTTTCACTGATGACATGAATCTTGCTTATCGATATATGGAAGATGTGGAATCAGGAATGGTTCATATTAACAATGGAACAGTAAGTGAAGGGCATATGCCATTTGGTGGCGTTAAAAATTCAGGTTTAGGGCCATATTCAATTGGTGGTACAAACAAAGACTTTTATACAGAATTAAAAGTAACTTATATTCAACATCGTTAA